The following proteins are encoded in a genomic region of Candidatus Diapherotrites archaeon:
- a CDS encoding AbrB/MazE/SpoVT family DNA-binding domain-containing protein, with protein MFESISTMGQRGQITIPKTIRRIKGLKANDRVIVKIEGGKIVVEKELSKKRKETLMKEYYIKYADLHRKTNKEWEAADIEANRFLK; from the coding sequence TTGTTCGAAAGCATTTCAACCATGGGCCAGAGAGGCCAGATAACCATTCCAAAAACAATCAGGCGGATAAAGGGCCTGAAGGCAAACGACAGGGTCATAGTCAAGATTGAAGGCGGCAAAATCGTCGTGGAAAAGGAGTTAAGCAAAAAGCGCAAGGAAACGCTGATGAAAGAATATTATATAAAATACGCTGATTTGCACAGGAAAACCAACAAGGAATGGGAAGCCGCAGACATTGAGGCCAACAGGTTTTTGAAATGA
- a CDS encoding type II toxin-antitoxin system PemK/MazF family toxin, with amino-acid sequence MNLKRGDIVLANLEPSFGSEQGRIRPCIIIQNDIANAYSPTTIIIPMTSALSDKEYPTEAKILPGDSGLKETSMALCNQIRTISVEDRILKKLGSLKTAAMLKVNEALKTSLGLEE; translated from the coding sequence ATGAATCTGAAGCGCGGAGACATAGTATTGGCAAACCTCGAGCCGTCATTCGGCTCTGAACAAGGCAGGATTAGGCCCTGCATAATAATCCAAAACGACATTGCAAACGCGTATAGCCCGACCACGATTATTATCCCGATGACATCCGCCCTTTCCGACAAGGAATATCCGACAGAAGCCAAAATACTGCCGGGAGATTCCGGATTAAAAGAAACAAGCATGGCGTTGTGCAACCAAATAAGAACAATATCCGTTGAAGACCGGATACTCAAAAAGCTTGGCTCTCTGAAGACAGCGGCAATGCTGAAAGTCAACGAAGCCCTCAAAACCAGCCTCGGCCTTGAAGAATAA
- the rpoP gene encoding DNA-directed RNA polymerase subunit P (DNA-dependent RNA polymerase catalyzes the transcription of DNA into RNA using the four ribonucleoside triphosphates as substrates) produces the protein MVKLYKCGKCGAAINALYDGPIRCPACAYKVLYKVRDPVAKELTAR, from the coding sequence GTGGTCAAATTGTACAAATGCGGAAAATGCGGCGCGGCAATAAACGCGCTATACGACGGGCCGATAAGATGCCCGGCATGCGCCTACAAGGTGCTGTACAAAGTGCGCGACCCGGTCGCAAAGGAACTCACGGCCAGGTAA
- a CDS encoding YggS family pyridoxal phosphate-dependent enzyme, with protein sequence MSMMLQNTRPAKNLGNARQKIAEACRRAGRNESEITLLPVSKGRSISQIESLISLGFNAFGENYANELLEKRELLAAHKFFPEWHFIGHLQSNKAAKIVPIASMIQSVDSEKLAGKISNAAASTGKTQNILVEVNIGGEMQKFGVPPGETVELCKKILVLPNVRLCGLMCMAPLAEPEQAGQHFKKMFSLFERAKKELGAGSFIVLSMGMTNDFEAAIEEGSTMVRIGRALFE encoded by the coding sequence GTGAGCATGATGCTGCAGAACACTCGCCCGGCCAAAAACCTCGGCAATGCAAGGCAGAAAATCGCCGAAGCCTGCCGCCGCGCCGGCAGAAATGAATCCGAAATAACACTGCTGCCGGTTTCAAAAGGAAGAAGCATTTCGCAGATTGAATCGCTGATATCCTTGGGCTTCAATGCCTTCGGCGAAAACTACGCAAACGAGCTCTTGGAAAAGCGCGAACTGCTTGCCGCGCACAAATTTTTTCCGGAATGGCATTTCATTGGCCACCTTCAGTCTAACAAGGCCGCAAAAATCGTTCCCATAGCTTCAATGATCCAGTCAGTCGACTCGGAAAAGCTCGCAGGCAAAATCTCAAACGCCGCGGCTTCAACCGGAAAAACGCAAAACATACTGGTCGAAGTCAACATCGGCGGGGAAATGCAAAAATTCGGCGTTCCGCCCGGCGAAACGGTTGAACTCTGCAAAAAAATCCTCGTTCTGCCTAACGTAAGGCTTTGCGGCCTGATGTGCATGGCGCCGCTCGCGGAACCGGAACAGGCGGGGCAGCACTTCAAAAAAATGTTCTCCCTGTTCGAACGCGCGAAAAAAGAGCTTGGCGCCGGTTCGTTCATCGTGCTTTCAATGGGAATGACAAACGACTTCGAAGCCGCAATCGAAGAGGGAAGCACGATGGTCCGCATCGGCAGGGCGCTGTTTGAGTGA
- a CDS encoding exosome complex exonuclease Rrp41 encodes MAKTEEKLEYVNKQGKRLDGRKADEVRPIKIEVGVVGRAAGSCYLEWGQNKILAAVYGPREALPKHIQNPYKSLVRYVYRMASFSVPDRKNPKPGRREIEISKVSGEALESAIFLENFPNMTIDVLVEILDSNAGTRVAALSAASVALVDAGIPMRDIVCACGVGKAGGHLLADLDKEEEDAPDAVDIPMAILPNTEEIVLLQMDGLLQKKEWDQLVELGIKGCKQVWELQKEALKKKYAEAEKGESQKPQDNALGGENAGEFQ; translated from the coding sequence ATGGCGAAAACGGAAGAAAAACTGGAATACGTCAACAAGCAGGGAAAAAGGCTTGATGGCAGGAAGGCCGACGAAGTCAGGCCCATAAAAATCGAAGTCGGGGTTGTTGGAAGGGCTGCCGGCAGCTGTTACCTTGAATGGGGGCAGAACAAGATCCTCGCGGCAGTCTACGGGCCGAGGGAAGCGTTGCCGAAGCACATCCAGAATCCTTACAAGTCGCTTGTGCGCTATGTTTACAGGATGGCGTCATTTTCGGTTCCGGACAGGAAAAATCCCAAGCCCGGAAGAAGGGAAATAGAAATTTCCAAGGTTTCAGGCGAAGCGCTTGAAAGCGCGATTTTCCTGGAAAACTTTCCGAACATGACAATCGATGTCTTGGTCGAAATCCTCGACAGCAATGCTGGCACCAGGGTTGCGGCTCTTTCCGCGGCTTCGGTCGCATTGGTTGACGCGGGCATTCCCATGCGCGACATAGTGTGCGCGTGCGGGGTCGGAAAGGCAGGCGGGCACCTTCTCGCGGACCTGGACAAGGAAGAAGAGGACGCGCCGGACGCGGTTGACATACCGATGGCGATTCTTCCAAACACTGAAGAAATAGTGCTTTTGCAGATGGACGGCCTGCTCCAGAAAAAGGAATGGGACCAGCTTGTCGAATTGGGCATCAAAGGATGCAAGCAGGTCTGGGAACTCCAGAAGGAAGCGCTGAAAAAGAAATACGCCGAAGCGGAAAAAGGCGAGAGCCAAAAGCCGCAGGACAATGCTTTGGGCGGGGAAAACGCGGGGGAATTCCAATGA
- a CDS encoding ribbon-helix-helix protein, CopG family, with protein sequence MKMLSVAVDERLAKSIDSAIASSGLYSSRSEFLKDAIRKNLSGLVEQSEDLKAIREGVARLRKKAVFRPMTSEERDALAMEVIKSERAKRT encoded by the coding sequence ATGAAAATGCTTTCCGTTGCAGTCGACGAGCGGCTTGCCAAAAGCATTGATTCTGCGATTGCCTCTTCCGGCTTGTATTCTTCGAGGAGCGAGTTTTTGAAGGATGCCATCAGGAAGAACTTGTCTGGGCTGGTTGAACAGAGTGAGGACCTGAAGGCAATCCGTGAAGGCGTTGCGCGCCTGAGAAAAAAAGCCGTTTTCCGGCCGATGACTTCAGAAGAACGGGATGCATTGGCAATGGAAGTTATAAAAAGTGAGCGGGCGAAACGCACCTGA
- a CDS encoding DHH family phosphoesterase, which yields MFPSLKQFRGKIAIITHSGADADAFCSAAALFLSMPKTPKPRIVVPDHMNQQAKSLSEKLGIPFQINASLEGFGTAICVDFQGTDTAGTMQNAIRNFKGKLFCIDHHLPEKNLPMPKQNALLDPEAVSATQVVFSLLCRNNAKVSKKAATLIALGIIDDSANLLVSTPESLQCLAECLKLSGLSISELRRMLEHNDPLGERIAKIKAMQRTQLFRHENALIAATEIGSYEADVALALVGLGADVAFAASFDEKSKELRISARANNVFLKKTGLSLAKDVMQKLPQKFSGSGGGHDGAAAFNSKAESFQPALDECVKLATQFIEKAFKEKPELKEGFS from the coding sequence TTGTTCCCATCGCTGAAACAATTCCGGGGCAAAATCGCCATAATCACGCATTCCGGCGCGGACGCCGACGCATTCTGCTCCGCGGCAGCACTGTTTCTCTCAATGCCAAAAACCCCGAAGCCGCGAATAGTCGTGCCAGATCACATGAACCAGCAGGCGAAAAGCCTGTCCGAAAAACTCGGCATCCCGTTCCAAATAAACGCTTCGCTTGAAGGATTCGGCACTGCAATCTGCGTCGACTTCCAGGGCACCGACACGGCCGGAACAATGCAGAACGCAATCCGCAATTTCAAGGGAAAGCTTTTCTGCATCGACCACCACCTGCCAGAAAAAAACCTGCCGATGCCGAAGCAAAACGCATTGCTCGACCCCGAAGCAGTGTCGGCAACACAGGTTGTCTTCAGCCTGCTCTGCCGCAACAATGCAAAAGTCTCCAAAAAAGCCGCAACCCTCATTGCATTGGGCATAATCGACGATTCCGCCAACCTGCTTGTTTCGACTCCCGAATCACTGCAATGCCTGGCGGAATGCCTGAAGCTGTCCGGCCTTTCGATTTCAGAGCTGAGGCGCATGCTCGAACATAATGATCCATTAGGCGAAAGGATTGCCAAAATAAAGGCAATGCAAAGGACACAATTGTTCCGGCACGAAAACGCGCTCATAGCCGCAACCGAAATCGGCTCCTATGAGGCGGACGTGGCTCTCGCGCTCGTGGGATTGGGCGCCGACGTCGCCTTTGCAGCAAGCTTTGACGAAAAAAGCAAAGAGCTCAGGATTTCCGCGCGTGCAAACAACGTTTTCCTGAAAAAAACCGGCCTGAGCCTGGCAAAAGACGTCATGCAGAAGCTGCCGCAAAAATTCTCCGGTTCCGGCGGCGGGCACGATGGCGCGGCTGCCTTCAACTCAAAAGCCGAATCATTCCAGCCAGCGCTCGACGAATGCGTAAAACTCGCAACGCAGTTCATCGAAAAGGCTTTCAAGGAAAAACCGGAACTCAAAGAAGGTTTTTCCTGA
- a CDS encoding prefoldin subunit, producing the protein MVSKEQQQQLATEFERNRAQLMNVSAQKQQLQFQSDTLGSALEELAKTGEKKVYKAVGNILVLSEVDKVKKELSEEKETSDLRVKSLLKQEENIVAKLNRIKAQIEGKTEAKETASSDIS; encoded by the coding sequence ATGGTTTCAAAGGAACAGCAGCAACAGCTCGCAACCGAATTCGAGCGCAACAGGGCGCAGCTAATGAACGTTTCCGCGCAAAAACAGCAATTGCAGTTCCAGTCCGACACTCTCGGCAGCGCGCTGGAAGAGCTTGCAAAGACAGGCGAAAAAAAGGTCTACAAGGCGGTCGGCAACATTCTCGTGCTGTCCGAAGTCGACAAGGTCAAAAAAGAGCTGTCCGAAGAAAAGGAAACCTCGGACCTCAGGGTAAAGTCGCTGCTGAAGCAGGAAGAAAACATTGTCGCAAAGCTCAACAGGATAAAAGCGCAGATTGAAGGAAAAACCGAGGCAAAGGAAACAGCATCATCTGACATTTCCTGA
- a CDS encoding PIN domain-containing protein, translated as MRLYLDSNVFISLVREEIDSSFNLLGTDSENFFIWARKAGSTMLVSRMFLDEIFHVLSLPEKAVFEELECFMLNLETCKKAPSEALVLKISRNCGLHWADSAHVAYAVENNADKIVTWNLKDFKKAESFVRCVSPAHFL; from the coding sequence ATGCGCCTGTATCTCGACTCCAATGTTTTCATTTCGCTTGTAAGGGAAGAGATTGATTCATCCTTCAATCTTCTGGGGACAGACAGCGAAAATTTCTTTATTTGGGCGAGAAAAGCTGGTTCCACGATGCTCGTTTCGAGAATGTTTCTGGATGAAATTTTTCATGTGCTCTCCCTGCCGGAAAAGGCGGTCTTTGAAGAGTTGGAATGCTTCATGCTGAATTTGGAAACCTGCAAAAAGGCGCCAAGCGAAGCACTTGTTTTGAAAATTTCGCGGAACTGCGGCCTGCACTGGGCGGATTCCGCGCATGTGGCATACGCCGTTGAAAACAATGCGGATAAAATCGTCACCTGGAACCTGAAGGATTTCAAAAAGGCCGAAAGCTTTGTCAGGTGCGTTTCGCCCGCTCACTTTTTATAA
- a CDS encoding HAD-IA family hydrolase: protein MHDNLRMLKAVLFDLDNTLVDFMRMKRLSSEAAVSAMVNAGLGLEEKVAMERLFALYEEHGIENQGIFEVFLKKEMGKVDYKILSEGIVAYRRVKAGHISTYPRVHFTLIKLKEKGLKLGIVSDAPKKQAWLRLAEMNLSDFFDVVIALEDTGELKPSELPFKQALKMLGLKPEEILFVGDNPGRDIAGAKKVGMKTALAKYGQVVEGKEKADFELDSISGILSIV from the coding sequence TTGCATGACAACTTGCGTATGCTGAAGGCAGTGCTGTTTGACCTGGACAATACGCTGGTCGATTTCATGCGGATGAAGCGCTTAAGCTCGGAGGCCGCGGTTTCGGCGATGGTGAACGCTGGCCTCGGTCTGGAGGAGAAGGTTGCGATGGAAAGGCTGTTTGCCCTGTACGAAGAGCACGGCATAGAGAACCAGGGCATTTTCGAGGTTTTTTTGAAAAAGGAAATGGGGAAAGTGGACTACAAGATTTTGTCCGAGGGGATTGTGGCGTACAGGCGCGTTAAAGCCGGGCACATTTCAACCTATCCGAGGGTGCATTTCACTTTAATCAAGCTCAAGGAGAAGGGCCTGAAGCTCGGCATTGTCAGCGACGCCCCGAAAAAGCAGGCGTGGCTGCGCCTTGCCGAAATGAACCTTTCGGATTTTTTCGATGTTGTCATCGCACTGGAAGACACCGGGGAGTTGAAGCCGAGCGAACTGCCGTTCAAGCAGGCGCTCAAAATGCTCGGCCTAAAGCCCGAGGAAATCCTTTTCGTCGGCGACAATCCTGGGCGCGACATTGCAGGCGCGAAAAAAGTGGGCATGAAGACCGCGCTTGCAAAGTACGGCCAGGTCGTGGAAGGGAAGGAGAAGGCGGATTTCGAGCTTGACAGCATTTCCGGCATACTTTCAATAGTTTAA
- a CDS encoding exosome complex protein Rrp42, whose amino-acid sequence MNDEIIWDVKTEKVREALREGKRLDGRKPEEYRHIEIKTGVSENADGSATVTLGGCKVIAGVKFVPGLPYPDSPDEGTISVGIELLQLASPSFESGPPGEEAIELSRVVDRGIRESKCIDFKDLCIREKELVWVVFIDLYALNDDGNLYDAASIAALAALENARIPKLKDDKIVKGEYDGKLKLSRKPLLSTFAKIGGTVVADPDLAEWHALDARFSVATTEDGYLPAFQKGGGHGAFSRQEIDSIIDIALKNSKEIRKKHFR is encoded by the coding sequence ATGAACGACGAAATTATCTGGGACGTTAAAACTGAAAAGGTCAGGGAAGCCCTCCGGGAAGGAAAAAGGCTTGACGGAAGAAAGCCTGAAGAGTACAGGCACATTGAAATAAAAACCGGCGTGAGTGAAAACGCTGATGGCAGCGCGACCGTAACGCTTGGCGGCTGCAAGGTCATTGCAGGCGTAAAGTTCGTGCCGGGCCTGCCATACCCCGACTCGCCCGACGAAGGCACGATTTCAGTCGGCATAGAGCTCTTGCAGCTGGCATCGCCGTCATTCGAATCCGGCCCGCCGGGAGAAGAGGCAATAGAACTTTCAAGGGTCGTTGACAGGGGCATAAGGGAGTCCAAATGCATTGACTTCAAGGACCTCTGCATAAGGGAAAAAGAGCTTGTCTGGGTCGTGTTCATTGACCTGTACGCGCTCAACGACGACGGCAACCTCTACGATGCGGCGTCAATAGCCGCTTTGGCGGCGCTTGAAAACGCCAGGATTCCGAAGCTCAAGGACGACAAGATAGTCAAAGGCGAATACGACGGAAAGCTGAAGCTTTCAAGGAAGCCATTGCTGTCAACGTTCGCAAAAATCGGCGGCACTGTTGTTGCCGATCCGGACCTCGCGGAATGGCATGCGCTTGACGCAAGGTTCTCGGTCGCTACAACAGAGGACGGTTACCTGCCGGCCTTCCAGAAAGGCGGTGGCCACGGCGCATTCTCCAGGCAGGAAATCGACAGCATCATTGACATCGCGCTGAAAAACTCGAAGGAAATAAGGAAAAAGCATTTCAGGTGA
- a CDS encoding aldehyde dehydrogenase, translating into MENKFDNIIGGKQLTLSGKYFTAVSPFYEDFQYSIADSNFADISVAISKAKLAVEECEKLKFEDRQEILTKAAKTIKFSDKEKKSVVKMTGMPIKYISKYLEEIPQLLENLPTIGVNRYGVINGIIARDLYEKETFHKIEFRHPVNGFVYAITPSNDPRTTTLVSTILTILGIPGIIKPSKFDCVPATKVITAIINAGYPQNALNVIYFDSENKLSNTHNFKLCDAAKVIWPFGDDKTVDQLLRLEHRKMLNLQKIMTNENNINQKLVKKVLDMLNKSTDDAQEYIEDQTIDHFASKIVLRHASGRCAGIVDSDFEPKKAVDLILESSMTYPIGCNSMKALFVTEKAFLPIIELLKSKFAELENKTGDPLDEKTEIGLINKGTIDYMSKRINELTLSGLTQTIAGGKKLSDTQVTPRLVTTKDIHSELLINEIPAYILAIKKSETFEDAVREANIAAKESNKLAISIFTNNHEHMKAKLKAHHLKINHPTTDVDGIIHEGNDYIMQLTKPHVVHIQKSELKKHPYRPAV; encoded by the coding sequence ATGGAAAATAAATTTGATAATATTATAGGCGGAAAGCAACTCACGTTAAGTGGCAAATATTTTACTGCCGTAAGCCCATTTTATGAGGATTTCCAATACTCAATAGCCGATTCTAATTTTGCAGATATTAGTGTTGCGATATCAAAAGCAAAACTTGCGGTAGAAGAATGTGAAAAGTTAAAGTTTGAAGATCGGCAGGAAATATTGACGAAAGCTGCAAAAACAATAAAATTTTCAGATAAAGAAAAAAAGTCTGTTGTAAAAATGACTGGCATGCCAATAAAATATATTTCTAAATACCTTGAAGAAATACCACAACTTTTAGAAAACCTGCCAACCATTGGGGTAAATCGATATGGAGTAATAAACGGAATAATCGCAAGAGACCTATATGAAAAAGAAACGTTTCACAAAATTGAATTTCGCCACCCAGTTAATGGATTTGTATATGCAATAACTCCATCAAATGACCCGAGAACAACGACGTTGGTTTCAACAATTTTAACTATTTTAGGCATCCCCGGCATCATAAAACCAAGTAAATTTGATTGCGTGCCTGCAACAAAGGTTATTACTGCAATTATCAATGCCGGTTATCCACAAAACGCTTTAAATGTAATTTATTTTGATTCAGAAAATAAATTATCAAACACGCATAATTTCAAGTTATGCGATGCTGCTAAGGTAATTTGGCCATTTGGGGACGATAAAACTGTAGATCAGTTGCTCAGATTGGAACATAGAAAAATGCTTAATCTACAAAAAATTATGACTAACGAGAATAATATAAATCAAAAATTAGTGAAAAAAGTTCTAGACATGTTGAATAAATCAACTGATGACGCCCAAGAATATATAGAAGACCAGACAATAGATCACTTCGCATCAAAAATAGTATTAAGACACGCCTCTGGGCGGTGTGCCGGAATTGTGGATAGCGACTTTGAACCTAAAAAGGCAGTAGATTTAATACTAGAGTCCTCAATGACATACCCTATTGGTTGCAATTCGATGAAAGCGCTTTTTGTAACAGAAAAAGCATTCCTGCCCATCATAGAATTATTAAAAAGCAAATTTGCAGAATTGGAAAATAAAACCGGCGACCCGTTGGATGAAAAAACTGAAATTGGTTTGATAAACAAAGGTACGATAGATTATATGTCAAAGAGAATTAATGAATTGACATTATCTGGGCTTACTCAAACTATCGCAGGTGGCAAAAAATTAAGTGACACCCAAGTGACTCCTCGTTTAGTAACAACTAAAGACATACATTCAGAATTATTAATCAACGAAATACCAGCATACATTTTAGCAATAAAAAAATCCGAAACATTTGAGGATGCCGTCCGGGAAGCAAATATCGCGGCGAAAGAAAGTAACAAACTAGCCATTAGCATTTTCACTAACAACCACGAGCACATGAAAGCAAAGCTTAAGGCACACCATCTGAAAATTAACCACCCTACAACAGACGTAGATGGGATAATTCACGAAGGGAATGATTATATAATGCAATTAACGAAACCTCATGTAGTACACATCCAAAAAAGCGAGCTAAAGAAACACCCATATAGACCCGCGGTATAA
- a CDS encoding AAA family ATPase: MESKAKASNLENKVKTGIQGLDKALHGGIPAGNLVLISGGAGTGKSTLCLQFLINGAKLFGEKGLYISTEQTVEELHRQAEGFGWDLDELETRHLFKIKYFDITGGDNFIKKVDEMVAEFQPKRIVVDSMTTLTDALLISGLTEDSAFSLVQVAESVSPIPRTEQVIAKSILFRLIQELKKYGKTALLTSELPEEGGRLSADGISEFITDGVIIVNIQEIARKSVRSLKIRKMRQTNHNLDSLLMELTPTGLEVKDENVFSGEKISGITR, from the coding sequence GTGGAGAGCAAGGCTAAGGCTAGTAATTTGGAGAACAAGGTCAAAACCGGCATTCAGGGTTTGGACAAGGCATTGCACGGCGGCATCCCGGCCGGCAACCTCGTGCTTATTTCAGGCGGCGCGGGAACGGGAAAATCAACGCTTTGCCTCCAGTTTTTGATTAACGGCGCCAAGCTTTTCGGAGAAAAAGGATTGTACATTTCCACTGAACAGACAGTTGAAGAATTGCACCGGCAGGCCGAAGGCTTCGGCTGGGACTTGGATGAACTGGAAACAAGGCATTTGTTCAAAATCAAATACTTTGACATAACCGGCGGAGACAATTTCATCAAAAAAGTCGACGAAATGGTCGCAGAATTCCAGCCAAAACGCATTGTCGTGGACTCCATGACAACCCTGACTGATGCTTTGCTGATTTCCGGCCTGACGGAAGACTCGGCATTCTCATTGGTGCAGGTGGCTGAAAGTGTTTCACCCATACCGCGCACGGAACAAGTCATAGCGAAAAGCATTCTCTTCCGTTTAATTCAGGAACTCAAAAAATACGGGAAAACAGCCTTGCTGACATCCGAATTGCCGGAAGAAGGAGGCAGATTATCTGCGGATGGGATAAGCGAATTTATTACTGATGGCGTGATTATTGTTAATATTCAAGAGATAGCAAGAAAAAGCGTAAGAAGCCTTAAGATCAGAAAAATGAGGCAAACAAACCACAATTTAGATAGCCTATTGATGGAATTAACGCCGACTGGTTTGGAAGTTAAAGATGAGAATGTTTTCAGCGGGGAAAAAATCTCTGGAATTACTCGCTAG
- a CDS encoding 50S ribosomal protein L37ae, with product MGRTKKVSDTGRFGPRYGVGIRKRILKIEQKQKKKFACPACGAEKVKRLAAGMFTCTKCGHKFAGGAYVPETLPGGAVKKMVAQKSFSQGLEEIIETEEEQLEGTEEQEN from the coding sequence ATGGGCAGAACGAAAAAAGTGTCCGACACCGGAAGGTTCGGTCCAAGATACGGCGTGGGCATACGCAAGAGAATACTCAAAATAGAGCAGAAGCAGAAGAAAAAATTCGCGTGCCCGGCGTGCGGCGCGGAAAAAGTGAAAAGGCTGGCGGCAGGAATGTTCACCTGCACCAAATGCGGCCACAAGTTCGCGGGCGGCGCCTACGTGCCGGAAACCCTGCCTGGCGGGGCAGTCAAGAAAATGGTGGCGCAAAAGTCCTTCTCGCAGGGCCTTGAAGAAATAATCGAAACCGAAGAGGAACAGCTTGAAGGCACAGAAGAACAGGAAAACTGA
- a CDS encoding FIST C-terminal domain-containing protein, producing the protein MVEGIITKWSKLQKLKEKGKTSRITVGIGLSETKNSVTATKEAAQKALKQLNGKKPTISYVYYSGEYDPNEINKGLIEELGGTDYVGGSTDRVLYNDRIIDNGILIVSLQSDFLHVSIASAENISKDPYGIAKKTIKEAVSKLTLDQYIDPYLQVSRMKQGNVEWLLKIPSYFVIVYSRGLKLPVMGDETKIVNAVFNVLGPNVPLFGGSYGAPIEKLFGGQPYEINIFHNGKVLKDGLVVIINAGNILYGQALEHGAVRTDKIGFVSKTSNEGYIVNEISGRNVIDWYAEEIGISREEFEKSSQTITQRWPLGTPDGYGNYIIRGAGVYSKQNGKDSLGYVAPLIEGWPVYIMDAKQENLMKASDAISTKIQEFTSETTKPAVIFANLCASRRAIFKEKLVEEQKKLIKKFGGAPLVGFSCYGEIGSAPGKPAGFQHMSANIFVMYDKLLNELK; encoded by the coding sequence ATGGTTGAAGGAATTATAACAAAATGGTCAAAATTGCAAAAATTAAAAGAAAAAGGTAAAACGAGTAGAATTACTGTTGGCATCGGTTTATCAGAAACAAAAAATAGCGTAACAGCCACAAAAGAAGCGGCTCAAAAAGCATTAAAACAATTAAATGGCAAAAAACCAACCATTTCCTATGTTTATTATTCAGGCGAGTATGACCCGAATGAGATTAACAAAGGTTTAATTGAGGAATTAGGCGGAACCGATTATGTCGGGGGTTCCACAGACAGAGTATTATATAACGATAGAATAATAGACAACGGGATTCTAATAGTTTCGTTACAATCCGATTTCTTGCATGTTAGCATTGCTTCAGCAGAGAATATCTCCAAAGACCCTTATGGCATAGCAAAAAAAACGATAAAGGAAGCCGTTAGCAAACTTACCTTGGACCAATATATTGACCCATATTTACAGGTTTCAAGGATGAAACAAGGAAATGTCGAGTGGTTGCTAAAAATCCCATCATATTTTGTAATTGTTTATAGCAGAGGCCTCAAATTACCTGTAATGGGTGATGAAACAAAAATAGTTAACGCTGTTTTCAATGTGCTGGGTCCAAATGTCCCATTATTTGGCGGTAGCTATGGCGCGCCAATAGAAAAGTTGTTTGGCGGGCAGCCATACGAAATCAACATATTCCACAATGGAAAAGTGCTGAAAGATGGCCTAGTTGTAATAATAAATGCAGGGAATATTCTCTATGGGCAAGCGCTCGAGCATGGCGCAGTCAGAACTGACAAAATAGGATTTGTTTCCAAAACGAGCAATGAAGGCTATATAGTTAACGAAATATCCGGAAGAAACGTTATAGATTGGTATGCAGAAGAAATCGGCATTTCAAGAGAAGAATTTGAAAAAAGCAGTCAAACAATAACCCAGAGATGGCCGCTGGGCACCCCCGACGGATATGGAAACTACATTATCCGCGGTGCAGGGGTATATAGTAAACAAAATGGGAAAGACAGCCTTGGCTATGTCGCACCACTAATCGAAGGGTGGCCCGTGTACATAATGGACGCCAAACAAGAAAACCTAATGAAAGCCTCAGACGCCATTTCCACAAAAATACAAGAGTTCACAAGCGAAACAACAAAACCAGCAGTTATTTTCGCAAATTTGTGCGCATCACGAAGAGCAATATTCAAGGAAAAATTAGTAGAAGAACAGAAAAAATTAATAAAAAAATTTGGCGGCGCGCCATTAGTGGGATTCTCATGTTATGGCGAAATAGGTTCAGCCCCAGGAAAACCAGCAGGATTCCAACACATGTCAGCGAACATATTTGTGATGTATGATAAACTCTTAAACGAACTGAAATAG